Proteins found in one Methylophaga thalassica genomic segment:
- a CDS encoding DUF2237 family protein — protein sequence MDESLNVFGEKLESCSEEPLTGFYRDGCCNTSDADYGQHTVCVQVSQAFLEYSRFRGNDLTTPVKEFGFPGLKPGDRWCLCAQRWLEAYEHDMAPKIYLAATHQRATEVIPLEVLKEYAADLN from the coding sequence ATTGATGAGTCACTAAATGTCTTTGGTGAAAAGTTAGAAAGTTGTAGTGAAGAACCTCTCACAGGCTTTTACCGTGATGGTTGTTGTAATACCAGTGATGCTGACTACGGTCAGCACACGGTTTGTGTGCAAGTTAGTCAGGCATTTCTGGAATATTCACGTTTCCGTGGTAATGATTTAACCACGCCGGTGAAAGAATTTGGTTTTCCTGGTTTGAAACCAGGCGATCGCTGGTGTTTATGTGCTCAACGCTGGTTGGAAGCCTATGAGCATGACATGGCACCAAAAATCTATCTGGCTGCCACGCACCAACGCGCAACTGAAGTTATTCCGCTTGAAGTATTAAAAGAATATGCGGCAGATCTAAATTAG
- a CDS encoding ATP-dependent DNA helicase codes for MIERIDELFADNGLLSKHISGYTSRTQQLEMARQVGDALTHGDILIAEAGTGTGKTFAYLAPAMLSGQKVFISTGTKNLQDQLFNKDLPKLREVLSVPLKTALLKGRSNYLCHHRLGLAESEPGQQYHQHTLQTLREWSGKTTTGDLSETDLLDENSPLWPKVTSTVDNCLGQQCPQYDECFIVEARRKAQEADIVVVNHHLLMSDMALKSSGQGEVLPDADAYIIDEAHQLPAIASQFLGHRVSSHQIQELSRDSIREMEAEATDMNDIRSAAEQLDNRLHQFNLSLGEHEQRVPWQPVLEKSQDIIEKLNILLESLEKLEIQLDAAAERGRGLEQCHQRCQDLIERLSLFQQNEQTELVLWLDNRSSSFILHATPQEVSQYFQTWIKDKPQAWIFTSATLTVAGKFNNFTHQLGLEDPITASWQSPFDYGKQSLLYMPTIPVEPSHPNYNSHVAEVAKSVIEHSQGRIFLLFTSYKAMHEVAEALKESDYPVLVQGSGAKTQLLEEFRSHGNAILLGTNSFWEGVDVRGEALSCVLIDKIPFASPGDPVLEARINDLKERGGNPFRTIQIPAAVIQLKQGIGRLIRDTHDSGVLVLCDPRFLSKPYGKVFMRSLPPMPISQNIEDVERFFASHT; via the coding sequence ATGATCGAACGCATTGATGAACTATTCGCAGACAATGGTTTGTTATCAAAACACATTTCAGGATACACCAGCAGAACCCAACAGTTGGAGATGGCACGGCAAGTCGGTGATGCGCTAACGCATGGCGATATTCTCATCGCTGAAGCCGGCACAGGCACAGGTAAGACCTTTGCCTACCTTGCACCAGCGATGCTTTCTGGCCAAAAAGTCTTTATCTCAACGGGTACAAAAAACTTACAAGACCAATTATTTAACAAAGACTTACCGAAACTTCGTGAAGTACTTTCTGTACCTTTAAAAACTGCTTTATTAAAAGGTCGAAGTAATTATCTATGCCATCACCGTCTTGGTCTGGCTGAGTCTGAACCCGGTCAGCAATACCATCAACATACCCTGCAAACCTTACGAGAATGGAGCGGTAAAACGACTACTGGGGATTTAAGTGAAACCGATTTATTAGACGAAAACTCCCCGCTATGGCCGAAAGTCACCTCAACTGTTGATAACTGTCTTGGTCAGCAATGCCCACAATATGACGAATGTTTTATTGTTGAAGCCAGACGCAAAGCTCAGGAAGCCGATATAGTAGTCGTTAACCACCACTTACTGATGTCGGATATGGCACTGAAATCGTCGGGCCAGGGCGAGGTCTTACCTGATGCCGATGCATATATTATTGATGAAGCCCATCAACTTCCGGCAATTGCCAGTCAATTCCTCGGACATCGAGTCAGCAGTCATCAAATTCAGGAATTAAGTCGCGACAGCATTCGTGAAATGGAAGCTGAAGCTACCGATATGAACGATATTCGCAGTGCGGCAGAACAACTGGATAATCGCTTACACCAATTTAATCTGTCCCTGGGCGAGCATGAGCAACGTGTTCCCTGGCAGCCTGTGTTAGAGAAGTCTCAAGATATTATAGAAAAGCTTAATATCTTATTGGAATCATTAGAAAAACTGGAAATTCAACTTGATGCTGCAGCCGAGCGGGGCAGAGGCCTGGAACAGTGTCACCAACGCTGTCAGGATTTGATCGAACGTTTGTCTTTATTTCAGCAAAACGAACAAACAGAACTGGTGTTGTGGCTGGATAACCGTAGCTCGAGTTTTATTTTGCATGCCACACCACAAGAAGTTAGTCAGTATTTTCAAACCTGGATAAAAGATAAACCGCAGGCCTGGATATTCACTTCAGCCACACTCACTGTGGCAGGCAAGTTTAATAACTTCACACATCAGTTAGGTTTGGAAGATCCGATAACTGCCAGCTGGCAAAGTCCGTTTGATTATGGCAAACAAAGCTTACTTTATATGCCCACCATTCCAGTTGAGCCCTCACACCCGAACTACAATAGTCATGTTGCTGAAGTGGCGAAATCGGTGATTGAACACAGTCAGGGACGCATCTTTTTATTATTCACCAGCTACAAAGCCATGCATGAAGTTGCTGAGGCCTTGAAAGAATCTGATTATCCGGTGCTGGTACAAGGCTCAGGCGCCAAAACCCAATTACTAGAAGAATTTCGCAGTCATGGCAATGCTATTTTGCTTGGCACCAATAGCTTCTGGGAGGGCGTGGATGTGCGGGGTGAAGCCTTATCCTGTGTACTGATTGATAAAATCCCCTTTGCTTCACCTGGTGATCCCGTGTTGGAAGCCCGTATTAATGACTTAAAAGAGCGGGGCGGTAACCCTTTTCGAACAATCCAAATCCCGGCTGCCGTTATTCAGCTGAAGCAAGGGATTGGCCGCCTGATTCGTGACACCCATGATTCCGGGGTATTGGTACTATGCGATCCCCGCTTTTTAAGTAAACCTTACGGTAAAGTGTTTATGCGTAGTTTACCGCCCATGCCAATAAGTCAGAATATTGAAGATGTGGAAAGGTTTTTTGCCAGCCACACGTAA
- a CDS encoding LemA family protein — protein MTITGFIFWAVVVVLIVYLIIIYNNLVTLKHNVSKAWSNIDVLLKQRHDELPKLVETCRQYMQYEQDTLEKVMQARASVATAQQNGDISALGSAEGALRMGLGSLFAVAEAYPELKADQSFQHLQARITGLENSIADRREFYNESVNINNVRIEQFPDVILARFFGFKSFTLLEFTSEELVDLDIKSLFER, from the coding sequence ATGACTATTACCGGATTTATATTTTGGGCAGTTGTTGTTGTTCTAATCGTCTATCTCATCATCATTTACAACAATCTGGTCACGTTGAAACACAATGTCAGTAAAGCCTGGTCAAACATTGATGTTTTACTAAAACAACGTCACGATGAACTCCCCAAACTGGTTGAAACCTGCCGTCAATATATGCAGTATGAGCAGGACACTTTGGAAAAAGTCATGCAGGCACGTGCTTCGGTCGCCACTGCCCAACAAAATGGCGATATTTCAGCGTTAGGTTCTGCCGAAGGCGCATTAAGAATGGGACTGGGTAGTTTATTTGCTGTGGCAGAAGCCTATCCCGAACTGAAGGCAGATCAATCATTCCAGCATTTACAGGCACGGATTACCGGCTTGGAAAACAGCATTGCTGATCGCCGTGAATTTTATAATGAAAGCGTCAATATCAATAATGTCCGTATCGAGCAGTTTCCTGATGTTATCCTGGCGCGCTTTTTTGGTTTTAAATCGTTTACCTTGCTCGAATTTACATCTGAAGAACTTGTCGACCTGGACATCAAGAGCTTGTTTGAACGCTAA
- the fae gene encoding formaldehyde-activating enzyme — protein MSDRIVMRTGEALVAGGPAFTAAEPEVVIGELDGPFGTAFANLMGDQVQGHSRVLALMNTDMQVKPATLMVSKVTVKKTAYTNILMGTVQGAIANGVLDAVRNGTIPKEKANDLGIIVSVWLNPSIVTVEDLDHEALFNIHREATRRAIEKAMNNEPSIDYLLENQDKLVHKYYQKELDAKK, from the coding sequence ATGAGCGATAGAATTGTCATGCGTACAGGTGAAGCACTAGTTGCCGGTGGCCCTGCTTTTACAGCGGCTGAGCCAGAAGTGGTTATCGGTGAATTAGACGGTCCATTTGGTACCGCATTTGCTAACCTGATGGGCGACCAGGTTCAAGGTCACTCACGCGTATTAGCGCTGATGAACACTGACATGCAAGTTAAACCTGCGACATTAATGGTCAGTAAAGTGACTGTTAAGAAAACGGCGTATACCAATATTTTGATGGGTACAGTTCAAGGCGCCATCGCTAATGGTGTATTAGATGCGGTTCGTAACGGCACTATTCCAAAAGAAAAAGCCAATGATTTAGGTATCATCGTTTCTGTTTGGTTGAACCCAAGCATCGTGACTGTTGAAGATTTAGATCATGAAGCTTTATTCAATATTCACCGCGAAGCGACTCGCCGTGCTATCGAAAAAGCCATGAATAACGAACCAAGCATCGATTATTTATTGGAAAATCAAGATAAATTGGTTCACAAATATTACCAAAAAGAACTTGATGCAAAAAAATAA
- a CDS encoding group II truncated hemoglobin, whose protein sequence is MAEIATPYERIGGEAGVKQLCKTFYEVMCETPQTQHIRDYHPKDISISEEKLYLFLTGWLGGPSLYTDKYGHPRLRARHLPFSIGIEERDQWLYCMAQALKSMDLDPLFSEQLMASFVQTADFMRNRPETTEQ, encoded by the coding sequence ATGGCTGAAATAGCAACTCCCTACGAACGTATCGGTGGCGAAGCCGGTGTTAAACAATTATGCAAAACCTTTTATGAGGTTATGTGTGAGACACCCCAAACACAACATATTCGCGACTATCACCCAAAAGACATCAGCATCAGTGAAGAAAAATTATATTTATTTCTGACTGGCTGGTTGGGTGGCCCTTCCTTATATACGGATAAATACGGTCATCCCAGACTCAGAGCTCGGCATCTCCCCTTCTCTATTGGTATAGAAGAGCGTGATCAATGGTTGTATTGCATGGCGCAGGCATTGAAATCGATGGATTTAGATCCGTTATTTTCAGAGCAACTCATGGCGTCGTTTGTGCAAACAGCTGATTTTATGCGTAATCGTCCCGAGACCACAGAACAATGA
- a CDS encoding competence/damage-inducible protein A yields MNIGALIIGDEILSGKRQDKHFAHLQSVLAKRELELSWTLIVGDDPQQLERALRFSMSSPDLVFSFGGIGATPDDRTRQTAALVKGVEIKPHPDAVKAIEGQFGEDAYPNRILMGHLPEGSRIIPNTINRVPGFSLDNHHFMPGFPEMSWPMLEWILDTHYPHLQGLRPKSERIITITKGRESDLLPTMNEIVAQYPQLKLSSLPKLGAEPQIEFSLRGDAEQIEKAMQHVISAVEAAGFIWSDYTPGK; encoded by the coding sequence ATGAATATCGGCGCGCTAATCATTGGTGATGAAATTCTGAGTGGCAAACGTCAGGATAAACATTTCGCTCATTTGCAATCCGTTCTGGCCAAACGTGAATTAGAGCTTAGCTGGACCTTAATTGTCGGTGACGATCCACAACAACTGGAACGGGCCTTACGCTTTTCAATGAGCAGTCCTGACCTGGTGTTCAGTTTTGGTGGTATTGGTGCTACTCCGGATGATAGAACCCGCCAGACGGCTGCTTTGGTGAAAGGCGTTGAGATTAAACCTCATCCTGATGCAGTCAAAGCAATTGAAGGTCAGTTTGGTGAAGATGCCTATCCTAATCGTATTTTGATGGGCCACTTACCCGAAGGCAGCCGAATTATTCCCAATACGATCAATCGCGTGCCTGGCTTTAGCTTGGATAACCATCACTTTATGCCCGGGTTTCCAGAAATGTCATGGCCTATGTTGGAATGGATTTTAGATACACATTACCCACACTTACAGGGTTTACGTCCGAAATCTGAAAGAATTATTACCATTACTAAAGGTCGTGAGTCGGATTTACTGCCAACAATGAATGAAATTGTCGCCCAGTATCCACAGTTAAAATTGTCGAGCTTACCTAAACTCGGCGCTGAACCTCAGATTGAGTTCAGCTTGCGTGGTGACGCTGAACAGATTGAAAAAGCCATGCAACATGTGATTTCAGCGGTTGAAGCAGCCGGTTTTATCTGGTCTGACTATACGCCGGGTAAATAA
- a CDS encoding AEC family transporter, translating to MLLVLVQMGLLIACGFAWKQWAPRHIPALAHRRALTDLVFFILLPALVLDVIWGAPIDETSLKISLTAFSGLLTAGIIMWCLLRFIKTTPEQKGALMLAAIFPNVTYLGLPVTNQVLGSWSNAIVLQYDLFACTPALMTFGILMAHYYGGAGQHKVHPLKELTRVPPLWAVVIALLLNVLHVPRPELIHHTLSTLSGGVVPLMLIALGMSIRWDSLRLRYLPLLLPVAVITLLLVPIAVFFTGGWFDLPADIALAVVLLAAMPTMVFGVVICERYQLHSPLYAAAVTLTTLLSVVTLPLWFHYLPGV from the coding sequence ATGTTATTAGTGTTAGTGCAGATGGGCCTGCTTATTGCCTGTGGTTTTGCCTGGAAACAGTGGGCACCAAGACACATCCCAGCCCTGGCGCATCGCCGTGCCTTAACCGATCTGGTTTTCTTTATTTTGCTGCCAGCTCTGGTGCTTGATGTCATTTGGGGCGCGCCGATTGACGAGACCTCACTGAAAATTTCTCTCACAGCATTTTCTGGATTGCTGACAGCAGGCATCATCATGTGGTGTTTATTGCGGTTTATCAAAACCACACCCGAACAGAAAGGTGCGCTAATGCTGGCTGCCATCTTTCCGAACGTGACTTATCTAGGTTTACCTGTCACTAATCAGGTACTGGGGTCATGGAGTAATGCCATTGTGCTGCAATATGACTTGTTTGCCTGCACGCCAGCCTTGATGACCTTTGGCATTTTAATGGCTCATTACTATGGGGGTGCCGGCCAGCATAAAGTCCATCCATTAAAAGAACTGACCAGAGTGCCACCTTTGTGGGCTGTAGTGATTGCGCTTTTATTAAACGTGCTGCATGTGCCGCGTCCTGAACTGATTCATCACACATTAAGCACATTATCAGGCGGTGTGGTGCCACTGATGTTGATTGCCTTGGGCATGAGCATTCGCTGGGACAGCTTGCGATTACGCTATCTGCCTTTGTTACTTCCTGTTGCTGTGATTACCTTGTTACTAGTACCGATTGCTGTCTTTTTTACGGGCGGTTGGTTTGACCTACCTGCTGATATCGCGCTGGCCGTGGTGCTTTTGGCCGCAATGCCGACCATGGTGTTTGGCGTAGTGATCTGTGAACGTTACCAACTGCACAGTCCACTGTATGCTGCGGCAGTCACATTGACGACTTTATTAAGTGTCGTCACTCTGCCTTTATGGTTTCATTATTTACCCGGCGTATAG
- a CDS encoding bifunctional diguanylate cyclase/phosphodiesterase translates to MSLSKQLLILISLLFLIVFSASFVISMGSIRDYLEVESEIHMQDTATSLGLSLSPHMEDENDPILQTMMNAIFDMGYYREMRLEDIDGKTLVSLKNPVKMEGVPEWLINWLPMKSATASSEISSGWSISGTLYVSSNPAYAYLKLYKQAKETLLYSAIIFVGAFALLMLVLRFTLQPLKAIQKQANEISSGQFTTIERLPWTKEVRQVAQSMNSMSVKIGDTITRLNQRLDSLNDNLKRDTLTRLLNQATFTADVKRRLSSGHTGYVSYIKFLDLAAISKQKGNQLADTLLKDMARILNNAVAGNGHAYRLYGAEFAIIYDESDINLIQSFAKNLQQALTELAEHYEVEDLVHFGLVKFDRTSEFERLMPALIEAYEQARIIGHNAFFIKDDSISSLSEQEWKAVITHAINRDTPEIYFTAEAYNYDGPKPVKVMQEAFSFVKDKAGKTLSVGTFFSMAQEFGLAESVDRCIVNKVLLKMEQDHITCPVSINLTMDSIDSASFHKWLESRIEQSVISAELLTFSVSAYAATKNLKAFTNFSRFVKSLGAKSLVKRYSADIIAVDELRHLHLDYIRLARDLTQNIRGNASKPDFLEIMHEVSRLLDIKVLAEAVTADEDFNTVKQAGIYGISR, encoded by the coding sequence ATGTCACTTTCTAAGCAGTTGTTAATTCTAATCAGCTTACTTTTTCTGATTGTTTTTTCAGCAAGCTTTGTGATCAGCATGGGCAGCATCCGTGACTATCTCGAAGTTGAATCTGAAATACATATGCAGGATACCGCTACATCGCTTGGTCTTTCACTTAGCCCACACATGGAAGACGAAAATGATCCGATATTACAAACGATGATGAACGCTATTTTTGATATGGGTTATTACCGTGAGATGCGTTTGGAAGATATTGATGGTAAAACGCTGGTCAGCTTGAAAAATCCGGTCAAAATGGAAGGTGTACCAGAATGGCTTATCAATTGGTTGCCTATGAAATCCGCCACGGCATCATCTGAAATCAGCTCTGGCTGGTCAATATCCGGCACTCTCTATGTCAGCAGCAACCCGGCTTATGCCTACCTAAAGCTCTATAAACAAGCGAAAGAAACCTTACTGTATTCAGCCATTATTTTTGTCGGTGCCTTTGCTTTATTAATGCTGGTGTTACGGTTTACGCTACAACCCCTTAAAGCCATACAAAAACAGGCTAACGAAATCTCTTCCGGGCAATTTACCACCATTGAGCGTTTACCCTGGACCAAAGAAGTGCGTCAGGTAGCCCAATCGATGAATAGTATGTCAGTCAAGATTGGCGATACGATTACTCGTCTCAATCAACGGCTGGACTCACTCAATGACAATCTTAAACGTGACACTCTGACACGATTGCTAAACCAGGCCACGTTTACCGCCGATGTTAAACGACGCCTATCCAGCGGACATACAGGCTATGTCAGCTATATCAAATTTCTTGATCTGGCCGCCATCAGCAAACAGAAAGGTAATCAGCTGGCAGATACGCTACTGAAAGATATGGCTCGTATTCTGAATAATGCGGTGGCAGGTAATGGTCATGCCTACCGGCTCTATGGTGCTGAATTTGCGATTATTTACGATGAATCTGATATCAATCTCATTCAGTCATTTGCTAAAAACCTGCAACAAGCACTGACAGAGTTGGCTGAGCATTATGAAGTGGAAGATCTGGTTCACTTTGGTTTAGTGAAATTTGACCGCACCAGCGAGTTTGAACGCTTAATGCCGGCATTGATCGAAGCTTATGAACAAGCCCGTATTATTGGACATAATGCCTTTTTCATTAAAGATGATTCGATCAGTTCCTTATCTGAACAAGAATGGAAAGCGGTTATCACCCATGCTATTAACCGTGATACACCCGAAATCTATTTCACCGCCGAAGCCTATAATTACGATGGTCCCAAGCCTGTCAAAGTGATGCAGGAAGCCTTTAGTTTTGTTAAAGATAAAGCCGGTAAGACCTTGTCTGTTGGTACTTTTTTCTCTATGGCACAAGAGTTTGGGCTGGCAGAATCTGTTGACCGCTGCATTGTGAACAAAGTCTTGCTCAAAATGGAACAAGATCATATTACCTGCCCTGTCAGCATCAATCTGACCATGGATTCTATCGATTCAGCCAGTTTCCATAAGTGGTTGGAATCTCGCATCGAGCAGTCAGTTATTTCTGCTGAGTTACTGACTTTTTCTGTTTCGGCCTATGCCGCTACCAAAAATCTAAAAGCCTTCACTAACTTCAGTCGTTTTGTGAAGTCATTGGGCGCTAAGAGTCTGGTAAAGCGTTACTCTGCAGATATTATTGCGGTCGATGAGTTGCGTCATTTGCATCTTGACTACATCAGACTGGCACGTGATCTGACGCAAAATATTCGTGGCAACGCCAGTAAACCCGACTTTCTGGAAATTATGCATGAAGTCTCACGTTTGCTGGATATCAAAGTACTGGCTGAGGCAGTGACGGCGGATGAAGATTTTAATACGGTTAAACAAGCTGGCATTTACGGTATCAGTCGTTAA
- a CDS encoding transglutaminase-like cysteine peptidase, whose product MLLKRPLSLLVILTFLLLSLPLVADLNISSRVLDKIEAQYNKFARKRVEDWQKLVAENKDLPEAEKLELVNQFFNTNVLFIDDIDLWNKKDYWATPLEMLSIGGGDCEDYSIAKYFTLKELGVDEDKLRITYVKAKELNQAHMVLTYFKTKRSVPLVLDNLITDIKPATQRNDLTPVYSFNGTGLWLAKSRGEGQRVGGSSRLSLWQDLEKRMQKQAEEATSE is encoded by the coding sequence ATGCTGTTAAAACGCCCCTTGTCATTATTGGTGATACTGACATTTTTGTTATTGTCGTTGCCGCTTGTCGCCGACCTCAATATCAGTTCACGCGTATTGGACAAGATTGAGGCGCAATATAATAAATTTGCCCGCAAGCGTGTTGAAGACTGGCAAAAACTGGTGGCAGAAAATAAGGACTTACCTGAAGCGGAAAAACTGGAGCTGGTGAATCAGTTTTTTAATACCAATGTGTTGTTTATCGACGATATCGACCTCTGGAACAAAAAAGACTATTGGGCAACGCCACTGGAAATGCTGTCAATTGGGGGGGGTGACTGTGAAGACTATTCGATCGCGAAATATTTCACGCTTAAAGAATTAGGCGTGGATGAAGATAAATTACGTATCACTTATGTCAAAGCGAAAGAACTCAATCAAGCCCATATGGTGCTGACCTATTTCAAGACAAAACGCTCTGTACCGTTAGTACTGGATAATTTAATCACCGACATCAAACCAGCCACTCAGCGTAATGACTTAACCCCGGTTTATAGCTTCAATGGTACCGGTTTATGGCTGGCAAAATCACGTGGGGAAGGCCAGCGTGTCGGAGGCTCTTCGCGTTTGTCTTTATGGCAAGACTTAGAAAAACGTATGCAAAAACAAGCAGAAGAAGCTACTAGCGAATAA
- a CDS encoding DUF3240 family protein, which produces MKCLLALIVKPSLEAALSDWLLLHPQIDGFTSQLASGHGAGHAMSISEQVEGQRKQMIYWLELDDERVKTVLDGLSSSFAGAEIHYWQLPLSASGIIR; this is translated from the coding sequence ATGAAATGTCTATTAGCTCTTATCGTAAAACCCTCGTTAGAAGCAGCATTAAGCGACTGGTTATTACTTCATCCGCAGATTGATGGCTTTACCTCGCAACTCGCCTCCGGTCATGGTGCTGGTCATGCGATGAGTATTAGCGAACAGGTAGAGGGGCAACGCAAACAAATGATTTACTGGTTAGAACTTGATGATGAACGAGTAAAAACGGTTCTTGATGGTTTATCGTCGAGTTTTGCTGGCGCCGAGATACATTATTGGCAGTTACCTCTCAGCGCCAGTGGCATTATTCGCTAG